The following is a genomic window from Bos taurus isolate L1 Dominette 01449 registration number 42190680 breed Hereford chromosome 11, ARS-UCD2.0, whole genome shotgun sequence.
AGTATTAAGGATATACCAGTGAAAAATAATGAATTGTACCCCTAATAGATCCTCCATTCTAGTGAGGATTAAAGATCAAACATAATGTCAAGTGTCATGTAATTAAAAGAGAAGTACAGTTACAAATGAGGGGAGTTTCATTGGCATTATTCTacatcattggaaggactaatgttgaagctgaaactccagtactttggccacctgatgtgaagagctggctcatttgaaaagaccctgatgttgggaaagattgaaggcagaaggagaaggggaggacaaaggatgagacagttagatggcatcactgattcaatggacatgagtttgggtaaactctgggagttggtgatggacagggaggcctggtgtgctgcggttcatggggtcgcaaagagtcagacacaactgagcgactgaactgaactgaacatatggatgTTTGAAACTATAAAAAGGAAGAGGTTCATTCCTGCCTCCCAGTTTGGAGACAGTATGCTGATACTAGCTCAAAACGTCAGTCTGAATCCAATTTCTCCACTAAATCATTATCTTCCACATGGGAATTCAGTGTCCTGCTAGTTCAAGAATattccttttctctctgctctAACCAGACAAGGTCAATTTCTTGGGGTTCTGACAATGTTTTTGTTCTGAAATTCCACCAAATTCCTTATATATCTTACAACTATATCCTTCCTGGAAATACATCCTCAGAGAAGGTACCAATCCCTCTTATCTTCCATAAAATCTCTTCATCTTTCCAAGTCCTCCACTGCTTTTCACTTTTATCTCCTAGGCTAATTGTTTTGAAAACACTGAAGAAACTTTTTCAGCTCTTTTTGTATATAAAGTACAATAGGGGATCAGGAAGGAACATGTAACTGTAACTTGAGCTTCCGagagctcagactgtaaagaatctgctggcaatgtgggagacccaggtttgattcctgggtcaggaatatcccctggagaaggaaatggcaacccactccagtattcttgactgggaagtctcctgcacagaggagccttgtgggcaacagtccacggggtcacaaagagttgattatgactgagcaactaacattttcactttcaactttaaCTTAAATACATAAATGTGAGATAGCTAGATATAtatagcattttctttttctattcatcCATCAAcggacatttagtttgtttccacattttggctattgtaaataaatcTGAAATGAACATGAAATGTTCATTTGTGATGAGTCATCTCAgagattttgatttcttttcctttggccaTATACTCAGAAATGAGATTGTTCAATCTTTTTAAGGGACTTGCATGCTGTTTTTCATAAagactatatcaatttacattcccaccagaagtGTTTtgggttcctttctctccacatcctcaccaacactagCTGTCATTTGTCTtttggatagtagccattctaataAGCATgaggtaatatttcattgtgcttGTTACCTGCATTTCACTGATGATTATTGTAGTGGAGCGCTTCTACTTGTTGTCTatttggatgtcttctttggagaaatgcctattcaaaTCTCTTGCCAATTTAAAAACTGGGTTATCTGGGGGTTCTACCACTAGGTTCTGTGAGTTTCTTACATTTTTTGGATATTAATTCCTTATCAGATATGGCTGAAAATGCTTTCTCTCATTCCATAAATTGCCTTTCATGTTGTCGattgtttccttttccagaaaaGTACAGGCATGCCAAGAATTTTCAGAAACATGGGCACAGACAGGGCTACTTGGAGAAGAAGGCATGAAATATTCACTTGGTTCCTTAGAGGAATACCTTACTTTCTCAAATATAATTGAGAAAAATGACTGCCTTTTACTTGTTTTCCAAATTGAACTCCAGGGACTTGAAGACAGGGCACAGGACAAAGGCTCGGAGCTTGTCACTATAGTTCATCAGATGGGAAGAGCCCTGCAGATACCCGCAAAGGAATCACTCAGATTCAAGAAGTGTTTCTTAATGATCAGGTAAGGGCGTCTGCATCTATGGCTGATGTAGTTCTAGGGacaaattcacacttaaaaataaataatttgcacATATACAGACAACAATGTTAGAATCCACAAAGTGGAGGCCTAGCATacagtaaaaaatataaaataaagaagttcTCCGTCCATGTCACGCTggatctgtgtctctgtttccatcttctcttctcaAATAATAACTTGCTGAGGCAGGAAGGATATATGTACAACAGTAATGGGAAAGAAAAGCTTGTATGATAATATCAGAATTCAGCATCCAAAGTCCAGGATGAGTGATGGAGGAATCACACAAAGTACAGATAATTCAAAAATGGACAAGTAATTACCCAGAAAAATTTGTCCACTAAAATTTCTAAACAAAGACTTTTTCCTGTGCCCCAAACTCTGTCCAAGCCCTACTACAATGAAccatgtttggcagaaaccaacaaaattctgtaatgcaattatccttccattaaaaaataatttttttatgttaaaatatctatttatttatgcaATGGTGATAGTCAGTGAtgattttttttgcatatttccaactctaatttttttttatgttccctaattcttttttttttagattttatttatttttttttactttacaatattgtattggttttgccatacaccatggcagatgcatgttgatgtatggcaaaaaataatttttttttaaagagtgaacTCTAAGGTAAACTATGGGCTTTGGGTGATTATGGTATGTCCACGTAGATTCATCCTTGTTAAAAATGTTTCACTctagtgagtgatgttgataaTGCACAAGGTGATGAATGTGTGGGAGTAGGgaatatatgggaaatctctgtatctCCCTCTCAATTTTgttataaacctaaaactgctctaaaaaatatgATTACTGAAGAATGCAGATGTTAAAAAAGGAATTCTCTatctctgtccatttctctctctGGTCTTACTACCCCTCTTACAACCCTATTTTCCCAATGTCTCTAAGTAGCTCAGAAACTAAAAAGGAGGTGGAAAAATACATTTCACTCTGAATTCTCCACATTATTGGAGGAAAGAAACATCACAGGTAAATACTGTACTTACCATATCTCAGTGAGGATAAAGCTTAAATGTACTAGGAAAATGCATGCTTCAGATAAAAGGAGAatctattaatttatattttacttctcTTTAGCAAAATTAAAACCATGAGATGGGACAACATATCAAGTCCTTCTGAGTTTATCCTACTGGGGCTCTCCTCTAGGCCTGAGGACCAGAAGCCTCTATTTGTCCTCTTTGTTACTATCTACCTGGTCACTCTGATGGGAAACCTGATCATTATCCTGGCCATCTATTCAGATATTCGTTTACagacccccatgtacttctttctgAAAAGCCTGTCCTTCGTTGATATTTGCTACACAACAGTTATTATTCCAAAGATGCTGATAAACTTCTTATCAGAGGCAAAGACCATCCTCTATAGTGAGTGCATGACCCAGGCATACTTCTGCCTCTCCTTTGGAAATGTAGATAGTTATGTCCTAGGGGCCATGGCCATTGACCGCTACGTGGCCATATGCAAACCCTTTCATTACATCACCATCATGAGCTATAAATGTTGTGTCCTTCTACTGATAATCTCCCTCACCATCCCATTTCTTCATTCACTCCTTCATGTCCACTTGCTGAATCAACTCACCTTCTGTGCCTCCAACATTATCCATCATTTCTTCTGTGAACTCAAGGCAATGCTGAAGTTGTCCTGCTCATCTACATATGTCAATGAGATAGTGATAAAGACAGAAGGACTGTCTGTGGTGATGGCCCCCTTTATGTGCATCATTATCTCTTATCTGAGGATTCTCACCACTGTTCTGAAGATCCCTTCAACTGCCGGGAAGTACAAGGCCTTCTCTACCTGTGGTTCCCACCTCACCATGGTGAGCCTGTTTTATGGGAGCATCAGCTATGTCTATCTCCAACCTTTGAACAGCTACACCGTCAAGGATCGGATAGCAACAGTCATCTACACTATGTTAACTTCCATGCTAAACCCTTTCATCTACAGTCTGAGAAACAAAGATTTGAAACAGGGTTTGGGGAAACTGATAGGTAGGATAAAGTCACAGTGACATGGGTTTTATGCTAAGTCTTGGGCAATTCTGCAGATTCATATTGCCTGATTGCAAGTTCTTGGTGTTTGTGATCAACTGAGAAATATTAGTAAAGGTGCTTCGTGAATGATGGGAAAATATTAACTGAATATAATGTTTCCCCTGACATTTCCTACATTGAACCCAATGATATCCatcattgttgctgtttagtggctaagtcatgtctgactctttagattATTATATAGGAAAACATCAAAGTATGTGATAGTTTAACAGTATTTTGAACTATACTGAGGTAGGGAAATTAATGAATACATACATTGTTTATGATGGAAAATTGACACAAGGTCTTTGAAATGAAATTTGTCAATATATATAAAGTACACCCTTTGACCAGAAATGCCATCTAAAATTTTAGCCTACATTTGTACTTGCGGAAGCCAAACAATAGTAGCTAAATATCTATCTACTTGTTTcttattatatacacatatatttgaatgctataaaaaaaagaagctgTTAAAATGAGTGAACCTATATTCATTCCTCCAAGAAATAATTGTATGTGCTTATTATGTTCAAGCAGTGTTCTAGGTGCTAGGATACAACAGTGAACACAGAATCCCATCATGGAGTGATGCTCCAGTGTGAAGTTTAAGTTTTCCATTTACTGACATACAACGATGTTCAATATATATTGTGAATTGAAAAAACTTAAGGAACAGAACCATATGCATTTTTAGATATGTGGGTGAGTGGATGTGAATGATTGTAGTGCACAGACTGTCTATTTTCTGGATGCTTACCTAGAAATTGCTATTTGGTCACCTGCCTCTGGATGGTTCCAGGACAAGAGAAAAACTTGTTTATCACTCTTTAGTCTTCAGCACtgtttgaatttttattcatacatatttttaatacataaaagttttaaatagcTACTTAGCCACCTAGGCTTTTTATGTGTGACTAATTTCGGACCAGATCATCATGCCCAGATTTCTCTTCCGCAAAGATATCTTTCATGTAGATTTGGACTGACACAGACTTCCTTCCTAAAAGTTCATGATGATGGTCAGGTGGTCACATTGCATGCTTTTTTATGTTGCAAATGACATCATGTTTTCCTCCAATACATCATCATAACCATTGGCAAAGGTCATAAAGAAGTTGTAGGATGTTGAgatatgaataataaatatttgtcatattCTCAAGACTCTGGTATAGAGCACTCAAAAATGTTAATAGCTATTATTGTTGTATTAGTGGCTAGATTTATTTACCTATCTGGGTACACTCTACTGCATATTTCAACATGCTGTTGTTAAGTcctgaagttgtgtctgactctttgtgacctcatggaattgcagcacaccaggcttccctgtccttcactatctccctgagtttgctcaaactcatgcccattgagttgatgatgccatccaaccatctcatcttctgtcaccccttctcctcctgcctacaatcttgcccagcatcagggtcttttccagatcCCAGTGCTAATCCAAGTGTGATCAGTCTGAATCTTTTTGGCCCCATAGAGTATAgaccaccaagcttctctgttcatggaatcttccaggcaagaacactggagtgggttgccatttcctacttcaagggatcttcccaacccagggatttgaacctccatctctttcatctctcctgcattggaaggcagattctttaccacctgggaagcccatgctaaTAAAAccttcaaagaaacaaaacag
Proteins encoded in this region:
- the OR1L22 gene encoding olfactory receptor family 1 subfamily L member 22 encodes the protein MRWDNISSPSEFILLGLSSRPEDQKPLFVLFVTIYLVTLMGNLIIILAIYSDIRLQTPMYFFLKSLSFVDICYTTVIIPKMLINFLSEAKTILYSECMTQAYFCLSFGNVDSYVLGAMAIDRYVAICKPFHYITIMSYKCCVLLLIISLTIPFLHSLLHVHLLNQLTFCASNIIHHFFCELKAMLKLSCSSTYVNEIVIKTEGLSVVMAPFMCIIISYLRILTTVLKIPSTAGKYKAFSTCGSHLTMVSLFYGSISYVYLQPLNSYTVKDRIATVIYTMLTSMLNPFIYSLRNKDLKQGLGKLIGRIKSQ